In Oscillatoria acuminata PCC 6304, a single window of DNA contains:
- a CDS encoding CsbD family protein: MSVENRIKATAKNIEGKAQEALGDLTGDPKQKAVGKAKQIQANIEHGAENLKEELDVKRTRVEDL, encoded by the coding sequence ATGAGTGTTGAAAATCGCATAAAAGCTACGGCTAAGAATATTGAAGGGAAAGCCCAAGAAGCCTTGGGTGATCTGACGGGAGACCCCAAGCAAAAAGCGGTGGGTAAAGCCAAGCAAATCCAAGCCAATATTGAACATGGGGCGGAAAACTTAAAAGAAGAACTGGATGTCAAAAGAACTCGAGTAGAAGACTTGTAA
- the urtA gene encoding urea ABC transporter substrate-binding protein: MYERIFSVSDRFKSSNQPIKVGILHSLTGTMSIGEVSVKDATLLAIEEINAAGGVLGRPLKAVIADGESNLKTFADQAKQLLTQEQVEVVFGCWTSASRKAVLPILEELNGLLFYPVQYEGLEQSPNIFYTGAAPNQQIIPAVQYLLDRGFGHIYLLGSDYIFPRTANQIIKAQLVAQNGVLAGEEYIPLGSREVSTAIAHILSVQPDAVLNTLNGDTNVAFFRELKQAGLTPDELLVMSVSVAEAEVREIGPSEIAGHLVAWNYFQSIDTLENQKFVRAYKAKYGSDRVTSDPIASGYLGVYLWKNAVEKAQSTQVAKVKAAAKNIELVTPKGLVKLDAKTQHLWNTVRIGQIKPDGAIAEIWNSREAVAPDPFLSSYPWAAGLSQRGFRWGINAKLMSLFSALVAIAWVALGLEWLTAAEIQRNIAALIDRVEQMSTPHTEMLQWCDAVMAAAQRSQYLLVMLLLLSLVSMAVAFFVISRITRALNGVTQTAQRLASGDLTARSPLVSGDEIGVLSNTLNTMAQQVNCLLKGLEVRSRQVEEHSLELESAVYAAQAASRAKSTFLANMSHELRTPLNAIVGYSELLQEEVEEILADEQLIGDLQKINIAGKNLLAIVSDILDISKIEAGKMDLCLDAFDVPQLIQEVVTTLEPLMLANGNAIQIDYPDKIEMMTADITKVRQILLNLLSNAAKFTENGKIILEVRIKNPAENPGEQVTLNSTPLPPTETPWILFRVRDTGIGMSTEQLAQLFQPFVQGDDSTTRKYGGTGLGLALVKKFCEMMGGAIAVESELGRGSVFEIILPLQVKKPPQQVTIHRAA, encoded by the coding sequence ATGTATGAGCGGATTTTTTCAGTGTCTGATCGCTTCAAATCCTCCAATCAACCGATTAAAGTGGGGATATTACATTCCCTAACGGGTACGATGTCGATCGGGGAAGTATCAGTGAAAGATGCCACCTTGTTAGCAATTGAAGAAATTAATGCGGCAGGTGGGGTACTGGGCCGCCCCCTAAAAGCGGTGATTGCTGATGGCGAAAGCAATTTAAAAACCTTTGCGGATCAAGCCAAACAATTACTCACCCAGGAGCAAGTTGAGGTGGTCTTTGGCTGCTGGACTTCAGCCTCCCGCAAGGCGGTACTCCCAATTTTGGAGGAATTAAATGGCTTGTTGTTTTATCCGGTGCAATATGAAGGATTAGAACAGTCTCCCAATATTTTCTATACGGGTGCAGCACCCAATCAACAAATTATTCCAGCGGTGCAATATTTATTAGATCGGGGCTTTGGCCACATTTATTTACTCGGGTCAGATTATATTTTCCCCCGGACAGCAAATCAAATTATTAAAGCGCAATTAGTGGCCCAAAATGGGGTTTTAGCGGGGGAAGAATACATTCCCCTAGGTTCGCGGGAGGTGAGTACGGCGATCGCCCATATTCTCTCGGTACAACCCGATGCGGTGCTCAATACCCTCAATGGCGATACCAATGTGGCCTTTTTCCGTGAGTTAAAGCAAGCAGGGTTAACCCCGGATGAGTTGCTGGTGATGTCGGTGAGTGTGGCAGAGGCGGAGGTCCGGGAAATAGGGCCTTCGGAGATCGCCGGACATCTGGTGGCGTGGAATTACTTCCAAAGCATCGATACCCTGGAAAACCAGAAATTCGTGAGGGCCTATAAAGCCAAATATGGCAGCGATCGCGTCACCTCCGACCCGATCGCCTCGGGATATCTGGGGGTCTATTTGTGGAAAAACGCGGTGGAAAAAGCCCAGTCTACTCAAGTCGCGAAGGTGAAGGCAGCGGCCAAAAATATAGAACTGGTCACCCCAAAAGGGTTAGTCAAGCTGGATGCTAAAACCCAGCATCTATGGAACACTGTCCGCATTGGCCAAATTAAGCCCGATGGGGCGATCGCCGAAATTTGGAACTCCCGGGAAGCAGTCGCCCCAGACCCGTTTCTCTCCAGCTATCCTTGGGCGGCAGGACTCTCTCAACGGGGATTCCGCTGGGGAATTAATGCCAAATTGATGAGCTTATTTAGTGCGTTAGTGGCGATCGCCTGGGTAGCTTTGGGCTTAGAGTGGCTGACGGCGGCGGAAATTCAGCGGAATATCGCCGCCTTAATTGACCGAGTTGAGCAAATGTCTACACCCCACACGGAAATGTTGCAATGGTGCGATGCAGTGATGGCGGCAGCGCAACGCAGTCAATATTTATTGGTGATGCTGTTGCTATTGAGCCTTGTTTCAATGGCTGTAGCCTTTTTTGTTATTTCCCGAATTACTCGGGCATTAAATGGGGTGACTCAAACCGCACAACGGTTAGCCTCGGGAGATTTAACCGCGAGATCGCCTCTGGTATCTGGGGATGAAATTGGGGTACTCTCGAACACATTAAATACAATGGCACAACAGGTCAACTGTTTGCTCAAAGGGTTAGAAGTGCGTTCTCGCCAGGTGGAAGAACACAGTTTAGAATTAGAGTCAGCGGTTTATGCCGCACAAGCAGCCAGTCGTGCGAAAAGCACCTTTTTAGCCAATATGAGCCACGAATTGCGAACGCCACTGAATGCGATCGTGGGTTATAGCGAACTGCTGCAAGAAGAAGTAGAGGAGATTCTCGCCGATGAACAGTTGATCGGTGACCTCCAAAAAATTAACATTGCGGGCAAAAATCTCTTGGCGATCGTCAGTGATATTTTAGATATTTCTAAAATTGAAGCGGGCAAAATGGATCTATGTCTGGATGCCTTTGATGTCCCCCAGTTGATTCAGGAAGTAGTCACGACCTTAGAACCCTTGATGCTGGCGAATGGTAACGCTATTCAAATAGATTATCCTGACAAGATAGAAATGATGACAGCAGATATCACTAAGGTGCGGCAAATCCTGTTAAACCTGCTGAGTAATGCGGCTAAATTTACAGAAAATGGCAAAATTATTTTAGAGGTGAGGATTAAAAATCCGGCAGAGAATCCCGGGGAACAGGTCACCCTGAATTCTACTCCTTTGCCTCCAACCGAAACGCCCTGGATTCTGTTTCGAGTCCGGGATACGGGAATTGGCATGAGTACGGAACAACTCGCCCAACTGTTTCAACCCTTTGTGCAGGGGGATGATTCGACCACGCGCAAGTATGGCGGGACGGGATTGGGTTTAGCGTTGGTTAAAAAATTTTGCGAGATGATGGGAGGGGCGATCGCGGTGGAAAGCGAATTGGGGCGCGGGTCAGTGTTTGAGATTATCCTACCCTTGCAGGTGAAAAAACCCCCTCAACAGGTTACCATTCATCGCGCTGCTTAA
- a CDS encoding DsbA family protein: MSWFRFFSLTLACCLIFGLGLFGCTSPNGTSANPQLEEQVLEIIRNNPQVIVESVQAYQEAQQNDVQQARQAFLQQMSTNPGAIIGNSPVKGASQKNIVLVEFSDFQCPFCAQAHDTVNQFMAKHQSEVTLTYKHLPLTQIHPQALPASQAAWAAGQQGKFWEYYDALFQQQQQLGEPLYGTIAQTLNLDLEKFNSDRQSETAQAAIEEDLMLARKLGINGTPFFFMNEEPFSGAVELSEMETILARIKSAAK; the protein is encoded by the coding sequence ATGTCCTGGTTTCGCTTTTTTTCGTTGACTTTAGCCTGCTGTTTGATATTCGGTTTGGGATTGTTCGGTTGTACCAGTCCCAATGGCACCAGTGCCAATCCCCAACTTGAAGAACAAGTCTTGGAGATTATTCGCAATAATCCCCAAGTGATTGTTGAATCCGTACAAGCCTATCAGGAGGCCCAACAAAATGATGTTCAGCAAGCAAGGCAGGCTTTCTTACAGCAAATGAGTACCAACCCGGGGGCAATTATCGGGAATTCTCCCGTTAAAGGTGCTTCCCAGAAAAATATTGTACTAGTCGAATTTTCTGACTTTCAATGTCCGTTTTGTGCTCAAGCTCACGATACCGTGAATCAGTTTATGGCTAAACATCAGTCTGAGGTGACTTTGACCTACAAGCATCTGCCCTTGACTCAGATTCATCCCCAAGCCCTGCCAGCGTCCCAAGCGGCTTGGGCTGCTGGACAACAGGGGAAATTTTGGGAGTATTATGATGCATTATTCCAGCAACAACAGCAGTTAGGAGAACCCTTATATGGGACGATCGCCCAAACGTTAAATTTAGATTTGGAGAAATTTAACAGCGATCGGCAGAGTGAAACCGCTCAAGCTGCCATTGAGGAAGACCTCATGCTGGCCCGCAAATTAGGCATTAATGGAACCCCGTTCTTTTTCATGAATGAAGAACCCTTTTCCGGGGCTGTAGAATTGTCGGAAATGGAAACAATTTTAGCTCGGATTAAAAGTGCCGCGAAATAA
- the uvrB gene encoding excinuclease ABC subunit UvrB yields the protein MQPFRLEAPYQPTGDQPQAIAKLVQGIQGEKPFQTLLGATGTGKTFTIASTIAQIGKPTLVLAHNKTLAAQLCNELRQFFPHNAVEYFISYYDYYQPEAYIAVTDTYIEKTSAINEEIDMLRHSATRSLFERRDVIVVASISCIYGLGMPSEYLNAAIPLQVGQELEPRQLLRDLAGIQYHRNDVEMGRGRFRVKGDVLEIGPAYEDRIVRVEFFGDEIEAIRYVDPVTGGILASLDTLSIYPARHFVTPDDRLEAACQAIELELEDRLQELEKAGKLVEAQRIEQRTRYDLELLREVGYCNGVENYSRHMAGREAGDPPECLLDYFPKDWLLVVDESHVTVPQIRGMYNGDRARKLVLIEHGFRLPSAADNRPLKAEEFWANMNQCIFVSATPGDWEIEQSAGEVIEQIIRPTGVVDPEIYVRPTEGQVDDLLGEIKERVKRNERVLITTLTKRMAEDLTEYFQDRGVQVRYLHSDINSIQRIEILQDLREGEFDVLIGVNLLREGLDLPEVSLVAILDGDKEGFLRSHRSLVQTIGRAARHIRGQAIIYADNMTRSMTLAIEETDRRRGIQMAYNQMHGITPTTIIKKSSNAILAFLDVSRRLNAAAADGVDSLTLALQELPLEDIPEAISKLELQMKEAAKKLEFEEAAKLRDRIKKLRDKLVGHS from the coding sequence ATGCAACCCTTTCGTCTGGAAGCGCCTTATCAACCGACAGGGGACCAACCCCAAGCGATCGCCAAACTGGTCCAAGGTATCCAAGGGGAAAAACCCTTTCAAACCCTCTTAGGTGCCACCGGAACCGGCAAAACCTTTACCATTGCCTCAACGATCGCCCAAATCGGCAAACCCACCCTCGTCTTGGCCCATAATAAAACCCTCGCCGCCCAACTTTGTAACGAATTGCGGCAATTTTTTCCCCATAATGCCGTCGAATACTTTATCAGCTATTACGACTACTATCAACCCGAAGCCTATATCGCCGTCACCGATACCTATATCGAAAAAACCTCCGCCATTAACGAGGAAATCGATATGCTGCGGCATTCGGCCACGCGATCGCTGTTTGAACGCCGGGATGTCATCGTCGTTGCCTCAATTAGCTGCATTTACGGGTTAGGAATGCCGTCCGAATACCTCAATGCCGCCATTCCCTTACAAGTCGGACAAGAACTCGAACCCCGGCAACTCTTGCGCGACCTCGCCGGTATCCAATATCATCGCAATGACGTAGAAATGGGCCGAGGACGCTTCCGAGTCAAGGGGGATGTCCTAGAAATCGGACCCGCTTATGAAGACCGGATCGTCCGCGTCGAGTTCTTTGGGGATGAAATCGAGGCCATCCGCTACGTTGATCCCGTTACTGGGGGAATTCTTGCCAGTCTGGATACCTTAAGTATCTATCCAGCGCGTCACTTTGTTACCCCGGATGACCGACTGGAAGCGGCCTGTCAGGCGATCGAACTGGAATTAGAAGACCGCCTCCAAGAACTAGAAAAAGCGGGCAAATTAGTCGAAGCACAACGCATAGAACAACGCACCCGCTACGACCTAGAACTGCTGAGAGAAGTGGGATATTGCAACGGCGTGGAAAACTATTCCCGCCACATGGCCGGACGGGAAGCGGGAGACCCCCCAGAATGTTTACTGGATTATTTCCCCAAAGATTGGTTATTGGTGGTCGATGAATCTCACGTCACCGTCCCACAAATTCGGGGAATGTACAATGGCGATCGCGCCCGAAAGCTGGTCTTAATTGAACATGGATTTCGCCTCCCCTCTGCTGCCGACAACCGACCCTTAAAAGCAGAGGAATTTTGGGCCAACATGAATCAATGTATCTTCGTCTCCGCCACCCCGGGAGACTGGGAAATCGAACAATCCGCCGGAGAAGTCATCGAACAGATTATCCGACCCACGGGAGTGGTAGACCCAGAAATCTATGTCCGTCCGACGGAGGGTCAAGTGGATGACCTACTTGGTGAGATTAAAGAGCGAGTAAAACGCAACGAACGGGTTCTGATCACAACCTTAACCAAACGGATGGCGGAAGACCTCACGGAGTATTTCCAGGACCGGGGAGTTCAGGTGCGTTATCTGCACTCGGATATTAATTCCATCCAACGCATTGAGATTCTCCAGGACTTGCGGGAAGGGGAATTTGATGTGCTGATTGGGGTCAACTTGTTACGGGAGGGGTTAGACTTGCCGGAAGTCTCTCTCGTGGCGATTTTAGATGGGGATAAAGAAGGATTTTTGCGATCGCATCGGTCCCTCGTCCAAACCATCGGACGCGCCGCCCGTCACATCCGGGGACAAGCGATAATTTATGCCGATAACATGACCCGAAGCATGACCTTGGCGATCGAAGAAACCGATCGCCGTCGCGGAATCCAGATGGCCTACAATCAGATGCATGGAATTACTCCCACAACTATTATCAAGAAATCCAGCAATGCAATTTTAGCCTTCCTAGACGTTTCGCGCCGCTTAAATGCTGCCGCAGCCGATGGCGTGGATTCCCTCACCCTCGCCCTTCAGGAATTGCCCTTAGAGGACATTCCGGAAGCGATTTCTAAACTGGAACTCCAGATGAAAGAAGCGGCCAAAAAGCTGGAATTTGAGGAGGCGGCCAAATTGCGCGATCGTATCAAAAAACTGCGGGATAAACTTGTTGGTCATTCCTAA
- a CDS encoding CsbD family protein, producing MSAEDRANATMKNVEGKAQEALGNVTGDPKDKAEGKMKQTEAETKHAKEDIKDNLKEALD from the coding sequence ATGAGCGCTGAAGATAGAGCTAATGCAACGATGAAGAACGTGGAAGGGAAAGCCCAAGAAGCGTTAGGAAACGTGACCGGCGATCCCAAGGATAAGGCTGAGGGCAAAATGAAGCAAACCGAGGCTGAAACTAAACACGCCAAAGAAGATATCAAAGATAACTTAAAAGAAGCTCTCGACTAG
- a CDS encoding WD40 repeat domain-containing protein, which translates to MPEHKIWRWVETLSGHLDRVSSVAVAPDGKTLASSSLDQTIALWDLNSGQKLHTLKGHSGGVLAVSFSPDGQSLVSCGTDKKIQVWNVGQFKLIRQLGRWFGGHQEPVLALAVAPDGNTVVSTSGDRTLKCWNMATGKNQWTLTLDGEELGEIQCVAISPDGQILAGGSTDSQIALWNLQTGEKLRTLTGHSAGVTGVEFSPDGRVLASSSWDKTVALWNYQTGEQIISLVGHSDVVNVVRFHPDGERLASGSWDKTLALWNGKTGEQIASLVGHSDAVRSLAFSPDGRLLVSGSWDQTIALWQVESTNGAT; encoded by the coding sequence ATGCCTGAACATAAGATATGGCGATGGGTTGAGACCCTCTCGGGCCACTTAGACCGGGTGAGTTCTGTGGCAGTCGCCCCGGACGGGAAAACCCTCGCCAGCAGCAGTTTGGACCAGACGATCGCCCTGTGGGATCTGAACTCGGGTCAAAAACTCCATACCCTCAAAGGACATTCTGGAGGAGTTCTGGCGGTAAGTTTTTCCCCGGATGGTCAAAGTTTAGTCAGTTGTGGGACGGATAAAAAAATTCAGGTTTGGAATGTAGGTCAGTTTAAGCTGATTCGTCAGTTGGGGCGATGGTTTGGCGGTCATCAGGAACCTGTTTTAGCCTTAGCTGTTGCCCCCGATGGCAATACCGTAGTGAGTACCAGTGGCGATCGCACCCTGAAATGCTGGAATATGGCCACGGGTAAAAATCAATGGACGCTCACTTTGGATGGGGAGGAACTGGGGGAGATTCAGTGTGTGGCGATTAGTCCCGATGGCCAAATTTTAGCCGGAGGCAGTACGGATAGTCAGATTGCATTGTGGAATTTGCAGACTGGGGAAAAATTACGAACCCTCACCGGCCATTCTGCGGGGGTGACGGGGGTAGAATTTAGTCCCGATGGACGGGTTTTGGCCTCTAGCAGTTGGGATAAAACCGTGGCCCTGTGGAATTACCAGACGGGAGAGCAAATTATTTCCCTGGTGGGACATTCCGATGTGGTGAATGTGGTGAGGTTTCATCCTGATGGAGAGAGACTTGCTTCTGGGAGTTGGGATAAAACTCTGGCCCTGTGGAATGGGAAAACGGGAGAACAAATTGCCTCCTTGGTGGGACATTCCGATGCAGTGCGATCGCTGGCTTTTAGTCCTGATGGGCGATTGCTGGTTTCCGGGAGTTGGGACCAGACGATCGCCCTGTGGCAGGTAGAATCGACCAATGGGGCGACCTAA
- a CDS encoding transposase: MNTPNANYDQPWKEALEDYLEPFLAFFFPQVHEVVDWSRGYESLDKELQQITPTGSSGEREGDKLFKVWQKNGEEAYILIHIEVQSQEESQFPERMYIYHYRSFDIHKKVISLAILGDDRPSWRPHSYSYDFAGCSVTFEFPIAKLLDYESQWETLKTSLNPLAFLVMAHLKTQASTGKAEEREQYKWELLQNLYERGYTENDIIKLFRLLDWMMTLPESLQQSFDTKLKNYQEERKMPIISNIERRAMEAGREEGRQEGSLETARSALLLVLSARFNSVSPELSVRLNQIADISMLSQLLQQASVVSSVAEFEALIPSNEPGE; this comes from the coding sequence GTGAATACCCCGAATGCCAATTATGACCAACCCTGGAAAGAAGCCCTAGAAGACTATCTCGAACCCTTCTTAGCCTTCTTTTTCCCGCAAGTTCATGAAGTAGTAGACTGGAGCCGAGGATACGAATCCCTGGACAAAGAACTGCAACAAATTACCCCCACGGGTAGCAGTGGAGAGCGGGAAGGGGATAAACTCTTCAAAGTCTGGCAAAAGAACGGAGAAGAAGCCTATATCTTGATTCATATCGAAGTCCAGAGTCAAGAAGAGAGCCAATTTCCGGAACGGATGTACATCTACCATTATCGGTCTTTTGACATCCATAAAAAAGTGATTAGCCTTGCCATCTTAGGAGACGATCGCCCCTCATGGCGGCCCCACTCCTACAGTTATGACTTCGCTGGCTGTTCCGTCACCTTTGAATTTCCCATCGCCAAACTGCTGGACTATGAAAGTCAGTGGGAGACCCTTAAAACCAGTCTCAATCCCTTAGCTTTTTTGGTGATGGCCCATTTAAAAACCCAAGCCAGCACCGGAAAGGCCGAAGAACGGGAGCAGTATAAGTGGGAGTTATTACAGAACCTCTATGAACGAGGTTATACTGAAAATGACATCATCAAGTTATTTCGATTACTCGACTGGATGATGACCCTACCCGAAAGCCTGCAACAAAGTTTTGATACCAAACTCAAAAACTATCAGGAGGAACGAAAAATGCCCATTATTAGCAATATCGAACGTCGCGCAATGGAAGCCGGTCGCGAGGAAGGTCGCCAAGAGGGGAGCTTAGAAACTGCCCGGAGTGCGTTGCTGTTAGTATTGAGCGCACGGTTCAATTCAGTGTCACCTGAACTGAGTGTACGATTGAATCAAATCGCTGATATTTCGATGCTAAGTCAACTGCTGCAACAGGCAAGTGTGGTAAGTTCGGTTGCGGAATTTGAGGCACTGATTCCCTCGAACGAACCGGGAGAGTAA
- a CDS encoding DUF2237 family protein yields MTEATNVLGGKLENCCTSPMTGYYRDGKCNTGGGDYGAHVVCAQVTEEFLTFSKQRGNDLTSPVPLFSFPGLKPGDRWCLCASRWKEALDAGVAPPIVLSATHVSALEYVSEEELKQYAVEES; encoded by the coding sequence GTGACAGAAGCAACCAACGTACTCGGGGGAAAACTGGAAAATTGCTGCACCTCCCCCATGACCGGATATTATCGAGATGGAAAATGTAACACCGGAGGCGGAGACTACGGTGCTCATGTCGTTTGTGCACAAGTCACCGAAGAGTTTCTCACCTTCAGCAAACAGCGGGGAAATGATTTGACCTCCCCAGTTCCCCTGTTCAGTTTTCCCGGATTAAAACCAGGCGATCGGTGGTGTTTGTGTGCCTCTCGCTGGAAAGAAGCCCTCGATGCCGGAGTCGCACCCCCCATCGTCCTCTCTGCCACTCACGTATCCGCTTTAGAGTACGTCTCAGAAGAAGAACTCAAACAATATGCGGTAGAGGAATCCTAA